ACGCCGGCGGTGCCGCCTGGTTCGCCGTCGTCGCTGGCCTTCTGCACGGAGGCGTCGGCGCCGATGACGTAGGCCCAGCAGTTGTGGGTGGCGTCGGCGTGCTCCTTGCGCACGGCGGCGATGAAGTCCTGGGCCTCCTGCTCGGTGGCGGCCGGGGCGAGGGCGCACAGGAAGCGGGAGCGGTTGATCTCGGTCTCGTGCACGCCCGCGCGGGCGACTGTGCGGTACTCGTCCTGCATCCGGCCAGCCTAGTCCGTGGCCGGACGGCAGCTTCCCGGGCGCCCGCCCCGCGGGACCGTGAAGGAGGTGAGCGGGGCGGTGCCCGGGGCGAGGGCCCGCCAGGTGGTGCCGTGCCAGGTGAGGGCGGCGACCGCGGAGGTCCGGAACCCGGCCCGAACCCGCTCCGGCGGGACGTCGAGCCCGTCGGCGGCCGGCACCGCCACCAGCTCCACCAGGCCGGGGTCGTGCCCGATCAGCAGCAGGGTCCGCACCTCGGCCGGCGCCTCGCGCACCACCTCCAGCACCTGCGGTACGCCCGCCGCGTACAGCCGCCGGTCGTAGCGCACGGGCGGCGGCTCGGCCCACTCGGCGGAGACCAGCTCCCAGGTACGGCGGGCCCGTACGGCGGGGGAGCACAGGGCGAGGCCGGGCCGCAAACCGGCGGCGGCGAGGGCGCGCCCGGCGGCCGGGGCGTCCCGCAGCCCGCGGGGCGCGAGCGGCCGCAGCCGGTCCCCTACGCCCTCGGGTCAGGCGGACTCGGCGTGCCGCAGCACCCGCAGCCGCAGCAGCGGGCCGGTGCCCGCCGGTCCCTTCACCCGGGGCTCCCGAGGTCGCGCACGAGATCCAGGGCGAGCAGGCGGTCGGCGTAGGCGTAGGTCTCGAAGCGGGCGCCGTCGGGGATGCCGGGCGCGCCCTCCACCTCCCGCAGGACGCCGAGCACGGCAGGCAGGTCGAGGTCGTCCTCCCAGGCGGCGCGCAACCGGTCGCGCACCTCGCCGGGGACGGGCCGCGAGGGCCGCCGGGCCCAGCCGGCCACGGCCCGCCGCCACCGGGCGAGGCCGCGCGCGGCCTCCGCCAGCGTGGCGGGGTCCAGACGCGCGGGTTCGCCGCGCGGTACGGCGAGCAGGGCGAGGCGCAGGGCGGAGGGGTCGGACAGCAGCGCCGTGAGCACGGCCGGGCCGCCCCCCGCGGGCTGCCCGCCGGCCTCCGGCACCCACTCCACCCCGGCCACCGCCACCACCGGCCCCTCCCCCACCGCCGCCGCGGAGTCCCGCCGGACCACGTGGAGGGCCTGGGCCTCGCCGAGGCCGGAGGCGAGGTCGCGGCTGAACTCGAAGGGGCGGATGGCCAGGCGGGTGCTGGCCGTGCGCAGTTCCGGCTGGTCGTGGGGGGCGGTGAGGCCCGTCCAGACCGGGGTACCGCCCAGTTCCAGGGCGCGGACGAGCAGGTCGGCGGTGAGCAGGACCCGCAGGGCCGTCGGGTCCGCACCGAAGGCGTGGGCCTCGATGCGGGTCAGGCCGCGGCGGGCGGGCGCGGCGGGGACGGGCTCACCGGTTCGGGCGTCGAGGATGCGCAGCACGGGGCGAGCGTAGGGCGGGCCGGCGGCCGTATGCAGCAGCTTGCGCCGTTTCCGGACAGCGTGCCGGGTACGACGGGAATCCCGGCGCGCCGGAGTGACGTTTCCCCGAGACAGTTCCCGCAGCCCGAGGAGGCGGCCGATGTACGGCGACGACGCGACGATCCGCAGGATTCTGACCGAGCTGGGCGACACCTGGGCGGTGGTCGGCCTGTCCGCGAACGAGCGCCGGGCCGCGTACGGCGTGTCCCGGGAACTCCAGCGGTTCGGCAAGCGGATCGTGCCGGTGCACCCCAAGGCCGAGACGGTGCACGGGGAGCGGGGTTACGCCTCCCTCTCGGACATCCCCTTCGACGTGGATGTGGTCGACGTCTTCGTGAACAGCGCGCTGGCCGGCCCGGTCGCCGACGAGGCCGTGGCGAAGGGCGCGCGGGCGGTGTGGTTCCAGCTGGGCGTCGTCGACCCGGCCGCCTACGAACGCACCCGGGCGGCGGGCCTGGAGATGGTCATGGACCGCTGCCCGGCCATCGAGATCCCGCGGCTGGGCTAGCCCCTTCCGCCCACGGTCCGCGGCCGGAGAAGCGTCCCGCTCGGTGGCCCGTCAGGCGGTGGTCCGCCGTCTTCAGGGCCTCCTCGACCAGGCGCCGCAGGTGTCCGTGGCGCAGGGAGTAGATCACTCGGCGGCCCTCCTTGCGGGTGTCCACCAGACCGGCGAGCCGCAGCCGGGCCAGGTGCTGGCTGACGGCCGGGCGGGCGGCGCCGCACGCCTCGGTGAGCGTGGTGACGTCGGCCTCGCCCGCCGTCAGGGCGTACAGCAGGGCGAGGCGGGTGCGGTCGCCGAGCAGGGCCAGGAGGTCGGCGGCGACGGCGAAGCGCTCCTCTTCGGTTTCCTCACCCGCGCTGTGCTCGTGCGCATCGTGCGCAGGTGATAGGTGCATGCGTGCGCTCATACGCACGTAATGGCCGCGCGTCCACTCCCGTCCACCGGAAGGGGACCGACGTGAGCGACCGGCACCATCGCGACCACGGCCGCCAACACCCGCACCTCGGACACACATCGCCCCACGGACATGACCACGGCCACGGGCACGGGCGCCTCCACCGTGGCCCGCTCCGCCGCTTCGGCCATCTGCTCGCCCCGCATTCGCACGAGACGGCCGACAAGCTGGATCCGGCGCTGGCGATCACGGCGGCGATCGTGCTGGTGCTGCGGGACGCGGCGCGGGAGGTGTTCCGGCGGGTGCTGGACGCCGTCGACCCGGCGCTGGTGGACCGGGCCGAGCGGGCGGTGCGCGCGGTCGAGGGGGTGCGCGGGGTGGGCGAACTGCGGCCGCGCTGGATCGGGCACCGGCTGCGGGCCGAACTCGCGGTGGTGGTGGACCCCGAGGCCACGCTACGACAGGCACACGCGATCGCCGTCGAGGCCGAACACGCCCTGCTGCACGCCGTGCCGAACCTGACGGCGGCCTTGGTCCATGCCGACCCGGCGCCCGCCCCGGGCGAGACGGACCCCCATCTGGCGCTGGCCCACCACCTCACGGGGTGACCGGCGGCAAGGCCCGTGGCGCACGGCGGCTCACACCACCCCGAGCCCCTCCAGCACGGTGGCGCCGGGGAGTTCGGCGAGGGCCTTGCCGGGGATCAGGAGCTTGCCGCGCCGGCGTCCGCTGCCGATCACGACGTAGGGCAGGTCGACCACGGCCGAGTCCACCAACACCGGCCAGTCGGCGGGCAGTCCGAGCGGGGTGATACCGCCGTACTCCATGCCGGTCTCGCCGGTCGCCGTCTCCATCGGGGCGAACGACGCCTTGCGGGCCCCCAGTTGACGGCGGACGACACCGTTGACGTCGGCCCGGGCGGTGGACGGCACCACACAGGCGGCCAGCCGGGTCTCACCGGCCCGCTTGCCCGCGACCACCACGCAGTTCGCCGACCGCTCCAGCAGGTCCCGGCCGTAGTGCTCCACGAACGTGGCGGTGTCGGCCCAGCGCGGGTCGGTGTCGACGTAGAGGATCTGGTCGGCCGGGACCGTGCCCTGCCAGGCGCGTACGGCGTCGGCGACGGGGGCGGTCAGCTCGTCGAGGCAGTCCGGGGCGGGGGTGGCGGTGGTGAAGTCTCCGATGGGCGCGCGCATGAACGCACGCTAACAAGACCGGCCGCACCGCCGTACCGGCGTCTTACGGAACGGACGGGCCCGGGGCGCGGACGGGCGTACGGCGTGGACGGGCGGGCGTACGCCGACAGGCGGGCGTACGGCACGGACAGGTCTACGGCACGGAGGGGGTCGCCGCAGGAGCGGTCCTCGGCGCGCGGGCGGGCGCGCTCACGGCACGGGTGGTCTCGGTGCGCGGGCGGGCGCGCTCACGGCACGGGTGGTACGGACACGGCCATCACCATCTCCACGGGCAGCTCGCCCTGGTTGCCGTACCAGTGCGGGACGTCGGCCTCGAAGGAGGCGCTGGCGCCGGTCGGCACGCGGTACTCCGTGCCGTCCACGGCGAGCGTCAGCTCGCCCGCGGTGACATGGACCAGCTCGACCGTGCCGCCGCGGTGCGGCTCGGAAGGGCTGATGTCCCCCGGCATCAGCCGCCAGTCCCACATCTCCAGCGGTCCGGGAGCCTCGGTGCCGGCGAGCAGCCGGTTGTAGCTGCCGGCCTTGGTGTGCCAGAGCCGTACGGCCCGTTCGGCGGGGACGATCCGCACCTTCGGGCCCCGCTCGTAGTCGAGCAGCGCGGTGATGCTGACGCCGAGCGCGTCGCCGATCTTGACGACCGTGCCGATGCTCGGGTTGGTGCGGGCCTGCTCGATCTGGATGAGCATGCCGCGGCTGACGCCGGCCCGGGCGGCGAGCACGTCCAGCGTGAAGCCGCGCACCGCGCGCCAGTGCTTGACGTTGCGCGCCAGGGTCTGGGTCAGGAGTTCTAGGTCCGACACATGGGGTCCAATATCGAGGGAGTTCAATATTTTAGTAGTGGAGTGCAATCTGGTGAACTACGGTGAGGTGCACCCGACCGTTCACCGAACTGTACTGCGAGGCAGGCCATGACAGCACTCTTCGCCCTGCTCACCAGCCTTCTGTGGGGGTTGGCCGACTTCGGCGGCGGACTGCTGACCCGGCGCACCCCGGCGCTGACGGTGGTGGTCGTCTCCCAGGGCATCGCGGCGGTCGTGCTCGGCGCCATCGTGCTGGCCACCGGCGGCTGGAGCGAGGCCGGACCCCGGCTCTGGTTCGCGTTCGCGGCCGGCCTGGTGGGGCCGGTGGCCCTGCTCTGCTTCTACCAGGCCCTCGCGCTCGGCCCGATGGGCGTGGTCTCGCCGCTGGCCACCCTCAGCGTCGCCGTGCCCGTCGGTGTCGGACTCGTGCTCGGCGAGCGGCCGGGGCTGTTCCAGGCCGTCGGCAGCGCCGTCGCCGTCACCGGGGTCGTCCTCGCGGGCGGGCCGCAGCTGCGGGGCACGGCCGTGCAGCGGCGCACGATCCTGATGACACTGGTCGCGGCGATCGGCTTCGGCACGGTGTTCGCGCTGATCGCGGAGGCGTCCACCACGGTGACCGGGCTGTTCCTCGCGCTGTTCGTACAGCGGGTGACGGACGTGGTGGTGGGCGGGGCCGCGCTCGTCGTCTCGGTGCGGCGCGGCGGGGCCGCCGTACCGGAGGGCGGGTTCCGGTGGGGTTCGCTGCCCGCGCTGGCGTTCGTCGGGCTCGCCGACGTCGCCGCCAACGGCACTTACGCGATGGCCACCCGGAGCGGCCCGGTCACCGTCGCGGCCGTGCTCGCCTCCCTGTACCCGGTGGTGACCGCCCTGGCCGCACTCGGCTTCCTCAAGGAGCGGCTGCGCGGCATCCAGACGGCGGGCGCGGGCCTGGCCCTGCTGGGCACACTGCTGCTGGCTACGGGCTGAGCCGCCGAAGGCGGCGGTCACGCGGGGGGCCGGTGCCGTCGGCGGGGAGGTCGGACGGGTGGCTCGTGGTCCAGCGGTGGTGGGCAGGAGGGCGAGGATGCCGGCGGTCAGGAGGGGGCACCGGGCGCGGCGGCGGTCTTCGTACGGCGGCTGTAGCGGTCGACGAGCCGGTCCGGGCGCCGGTTTCCGGCACCGGTTCGCGGCCGGGAGGTCGCCGTCAGCCGTCGGGGTCCAGCGCGGCCAGCCGGGCCACCGCCTCCTCGTCCAGGTCGGCCAGCGCGCGCAGCTGGCCCGGTGTGATGTCGTCCGGTATCGGCACCGGCGCGGGCGTGCGCAGCGGCGGCTGCCAGCCGGTGTCGGGCGTCCAGCGCCGTACGACCTTGGCGGGCGCCCCGGCCACCACCGCGTGGTCCGGCACCGTGCCCCGGACCACCGCGCCGGCCGCCACGACCACGTTCCGGCCGATCCGCGCCCCCGGCAGGATCACCGCGCCGGTGCCGATCCAGCAGCCCGGCCCGATCTCGACCGGCTCCATGCGCGGCCACTGCTTGCCGATGGGCTGGTGCGGGTCGTCGTAGGAGTGGTTGGTGGAGGTGACGTAGACGTACGGGCCGAAGTAGCAGTCGCTGCCGATGGTGACCGTGGTGTCCGCGATGACGTGGCTGCCGCGGCCGAGGACCACGCCGTCGCCGATGCGCAGGATCGGGTCCGGGCCGAGGTCCAGGTCGGGCATCAGGCCCGCGGTGAGGGTCACCTGCTCCCCGATGATGCAGTACGACCCGAGCCGGATCCACGGTTCGCCGAAGATCGTGCCGAGCGGGAAGGCCAGCCGGGTGTGCTCGCCGATGGCGCCGAAGCGGAAACGGCCGGGGTGCTCGGCCGTCACCGAGCCCGTGCGCCGCACCCACGCCCAGCCCGCGTGGACGGCGCGCTGGGCCAGGCGCTGACGCCAGGATGAGAACGTGTTCTTGCGCTGCGGCACGCGCTCACGTTACTCACCGGTTGTCCCCGGCGAGAGGCCGGGCCGCTGTGATCTTTGCCCCACCCGGTGTCGTACGGTTCGGGCACGGCACGCACACAAGGAGACAGTGATGACGCGGAAGGCGCTGATCATGGGCATCGGGGGCAAGGAACCCCAGGTCGATCCGGAGGCGTTCGTGGCACCCACGGCGTCCGTGGTCGGGGACGTCACACTGCACGAGGGGGCCAGTGTCTGGTACGGGGCCGTCGTGCGCGGGGACATAGAGAAGATCACCGTGGGGGCGCGGGCCAATGTGCAGGACAACGTCACCCTGCACGCCGACCCCGGGTTCCCGGTGCGCATCGGGGAGCGGGTGTCCATCGGGCACAACGCGGTGGTGCACGGGGCGACCGTGGAGGAGGACTGCCTGATCGGGATGGGCGCGACCGTGCTGAACGGGGCGGTGATCGGGGCGGGCTCGCTGGTGGCCGCCCAGGCACTGGTGCCGCAGGGGATGGTGGTGCCGCCCGGGTCGCTGGTGGCGGGCGTACCGGCGAAGGTGCGGCGGACCCTGACGGAGGAGGAGCGGGAGGGCGTGGTCCTCAACGGCACGCTGTACGCCGATCTGGCGAAGGCGCATCGCGAGGTGCACGAGTAAGAAGGGGTGTACGGGGGGACGAGCCGGGGTGGGCGAGCAAGGGGTGCTTCCGCCCGGCGCCGCCGCCGGTTCACTCCCCGGCGTTCACGGGCTCCGCTTCCGCTTGTCGCTGCTCCGTCTGCGACTGGGCCTTCTTCGCCTTGCGCTTGAGGATCAGCATGGAGCCGAGTCCGATGAGGACGGCCACGCCCAGGCCGACGTAGGAGAAGCGCTTCAGCCAGTCCTCGGCGACGATGCCGACGTAGTAGATGACGGCCGTGGTCCCCCCGGCCCAGCAGATGCCGCCGAGGACGTTGGCGATCAGGAACTTCCAGTACGGCATGTGCAGGACGCCCGCGAGGGGACCGGCGAAGATGCGCAGCAGGGCGACGAAGCGGCCGAAGAAGACCGCCCACATGCCCCACTTCTCGAAGGACCGCTCGGCGGTGGCCACATGGCCCGCGCTGAAGTGGCGTGGGAACTTCTTGGCGAGCCAGGCCAGCAGCGGGCGTCCGCCCTTGCGGCCGATGGCGTAGCCGATCGAGTCGCCGATCACCGCTCCGGCGGTCGCGCAGGCGCCGAGGATGACCGGATTGACGCCGGTGTGCTGCGACGACATCAGGGCCGCCGAGACCAGGACGATCTCGCCCGGCAACGGGATGCCCAGGCTCTCGAATCCGATCACCAGGGCCACCACGGCGTAGACGGCGGCGGCAGGCACCGAGTCGAGCCATTCCTGGACGTGCACCGCCGGTTCCTCCCCTGTCGCTGACCTTGTTGTCCTGCGTGTCCGGGCCCCGGCATGCAAAGCGCGGCCCAAGGGAAGGCTACCTGGTCGGCGCCGAACGGCCGCCTGCCCGCCCGCCCGGCGGCACCGTTCCGCCCGCACGCCTTACGTTTCCGGACATCCCCGTGTCACGCGGGAGGGGAAGGCTCCACGCGGTTTCGCCCGGCCCGCTCCCCCAGGCCCGCAGGGGCCCGCCGCGGAAGGACGACGTCCCGTGTCCCCAGCTCCGACCCCGCCCCCGTCGACGTCCACGCCCATGTCCACGTCTACATCGTCCGCATCCACCTCCACCGCCTCCACCTCGCGCTCGCTGCCGCGTCCGGGCGCGGAGACCGCCGGCGTCGATCCGGAGCGTGCGGCTCCGGCGCGGTCGGTGGCGTCGCGCGGGCCGGCCCGGTCGCTGCGGCTGGTGCTGTGCCTGGTTCCGGTGCTGTTCGCCGTCGGCTGGGCGGCGGCGAACCGGCCCGTCGTGTGCGAGGGGTTCCGGCGGCTGGTCGCGGCCGATCCGGGGTGGCTGGCGGCGGGGGCCGGGTTCACCTGTCTGACCTGGGTGGCCGCCTCCTGCGTCCGGCAGGGTGCGCTGCCCGACCCGGTACCGCCCCGGCTGCTGCTGGCCTCGCAGTTCGCCGCCGGCGCCGCCAACCATGTGCTGCCCGGCGGGCTCGGCGCGCACGCCGTCACCCTGCGGTTCCTGCGCGGGCAGGGCGTACCGCTGGAGCGGGCGACCGCGTCGATCGGCTTGTACTCGCTCGTCAAGTCCGTCGCGAAGACGCTGGTGCTGGTGGTGTTCCTGGCGGCCTCACCGGCCCGGCGGCGCCTCGGGGAACTGATACCGGACGGGCGGCTGCTGGTAGCCCTCGCGGCGGGCGTGGGCGGGGCGGTCACGGTGGCCGGGGTGCTGCTGGCTGTCGTGCGGCCGCTGCGGCGGCCGGTGACCGGGCTGCTGCGCACCGCCGTGTCCGACGCCCGCGCGGTGCATGCCCGGCCGTGCCGGGTGCTGGCGCTGTGGGGCGGGGCCGTGGCGATGCCGCTGGTGCAGGCCGGCGCGCTGGCCTGCGTGGCGGCTTCGCTGGGGCTGGGGCTGCCCTGGGAGCAGGTGGTGCTGGCCCATCTGGCGGCGGGCACGGCCGTCGGAGCGGTGCCCGCGCCGGGCGGCCTCGCGGTCGACGCGGCGCTGGTGTGGACGCTGGTCGCCTTCGGCTCCTCGCCCGCACCGGCGACCGCGACCGTCATCGGCTACCGGGTCCTGACCGACTGGGCACCGCTGCTGCCGGGCGCGTTGGTGCTGTCGGGGCTGATCCGCCGGAATGTGGTGTGAGCGCAGCTTTCAGGTGTTCATGGCGCTGACTCGGTCACTGGGCGAAACGCTCCGCAGGACGCGAACCTGCTCACCCCGTTCCGCCCCAGCCTGGAGCGCGCCCTCGGCCCCCCGCCTCGATCACCAGGCCGTCACCTGGCTGCTCGAACGCTACGGACCACCGGCCGCCCTGCGGAAAGCCGACCGCCGCAGACTCGTCGGTCTCATCCACCCCAACAAGGCCACTGCACCCGGCCGCGCCCGTGCCGGGAGCACGCCTGTCACGACCGCCGCCGGACGAAGGCCGGGGCCCTCGTAACCGCCAGGCCCGGCCCACACCGGGCAGCGGCCCGCCCGGGCGCGGATGCAGCACCACACGCCACCCGGGGCGCGAACCGACCACCCGATGCCAGCCCCCGCCGGCCGACCGACGGGCTACCCGCTCTCCGGCACGCACACAACGGCTCGAATTGGTTTAGCGTTCAACTTAAATTGAGAGGCATGCTGACCACCAGGTCGGCGACCACCAGGTCACCGACCCAACACCCCAATCCATCACGGGAGATGACTTGTTCGCTGTCGACCACCCCGACGTGGAAAAGATCAACGCCGAGCGGCGAGCCACAGCACACGACGACCTCTCCCGCTGGCTCGCCGGCGACCACACCAGCAACAACCGCCGGCGCTGAGCGCGCGCCCGCCCGTCACGGACCTGGTCGCGGGTCAGACCTCGATCGAGGGCGAGGTCCTGCTCCCGGCCGACATCGTCCACGGCCATGGCGGACGCGCGGCGATCGGACGCGGCGCGGGCACCACGACCGGCGCGACGGCCGCGGCCTGGTGGGTCGACGCCGAGGACGTGAAGGCCGCGAAGGACGCCGGCCCGGTTGTCGCGCTGTGGACAGGGGCGGTCAGGACGCGCGCAGGGGGACGGAGGGAAGGGCCTTCAACTCGCCGCCGCTCCCCGTCCGAGTCCCGGGGACGGGGACGAGGACGAATTGCTGGCGCGGGCTGTCCATACAGGGATGCTGAGCGACCTCGGCGACGTCGTTCCGGTCGATCTCCCGCCCGACGGTGACACAGGCATCGCCCCGTGCGGTCCGCATGCTGTACGCCGGTCTCCCGGCGTGAGAGGCGAGGCGGACTGGTTCGAGCTTCACGTACTGGCGGGGATCGTCGTCCCGGCACGGGCGGGGAAGCCAGAGGGAGCCGGTCACGGAAGAGGCGAATGCGGCACACCACGGACCCGCCCCCCGGATCGTGTTCGCCGGCCGCGCCCGGTAGAGGTCGGCGCTGACGCGCTCCACGGCGAACACCTGGTCCCGCGAGCCGGTACATGTCCATTCGACCACCATGGCGAGGGAGTCACTGCCCTCACCGGTACCGTCCAAACAGCGGTCCGGGTAGCTGTGGACGGGATGTATGCGGTATTCGCCCGCGGCCACAGGGCCACCCTGGGCCGAGGCCGACGGCGCCTGAAGCCGACTGTCGCCGCTGTTCGGTGTTCCCCGGACGGTCCACGCGGCGGTGACCGCCAGCAGTACGCCGCCCGCGGCAACGAGTGCCAGGAGCATCGCGCGATACCGCAGCCGACGCGGCCGGGAGGCGCCCGGATGCGGGTCCGGGGGCCCGGCCGGAGGGGAGGCGGCGGTGCTTCCCTCGCCGGCCGCGGCGAGCCTCCTGCGTGCCGCCGTCCAGACGGCCACTTCCCGGTCGGTACAGCCGCAAGCCCGCAGAAAGACCCTCAGGTGCTCCTCATGCGGAAGCGTCGCCCGCTGCAGGACGTCCGCCAATGTGCTGCGGGGCAGGACATCGCCCGATGCCGCCGCATTCATCTCCAGCTGCCTATAAGTCACGTTCGCGCGTTCTTTACGCGCGCGCAGGAGTGCGACGAATTCCACAGCATTACCGGCGGTCGCCGGATCGGGAAATACGCGTTTGCTTCCCACCGTCACGCCCCTTTCGGGGGCCGTCAACGCAGCCCTGGCCTTTGCCGTCGAGAACCGGGGCACAGCCTGACCTCCCTCCCGGCGAGGAGACAAGGCCCCTTTCCTGCCAGCCTGGCGCCATCCTGCCCGGGTCGTTGTCCGGATGACGCCCGGACAAGGCTGCGACCAGGCCGGACAGTGTCCGCTCATCCGGGACGGCCGTCCGCCGTTGCCCGGATACCGTCGTCTCCCCCAGGCTGTGAGCGATTCCGGCGGGCGCCTTCCACCGGGAACGTCCCGCAACGCCGTCCGCACAGCGAAAGGATTCCTATGAAAGGCAAGATTGCCAGCCTGGCCGGTGCCGTGGCCGTCGGCGCCTTGATGATGGCCTCGGGTACCGCGCACGCAGCCGCGCAGAATTTCGACATCTACACCACGGACGCGAATCGGGGGGGCAACGCCTGGGGCACCCTGGTCACTGGCGCGGCATGGAATGAATGTTCCTACGCCAAGCTCAAGGACGACGCCAACAACGCTCTGTCGGACAACGCCGCGGACGGGCGTGCGGCCGTCGCCTGGCTGGTGTACACCCGCTGCAGCGACGGAGTGACGGAGAAGACGCTGCTCGGTCGGGCCGGCGGGTCGGG
This sequence is a window from Streptomyces rubradiris. Protein-coding genes within it:
- a CDS encoding DedA family protein — its product is MHVQEWLDSVPAAAVYAVVALVIGFESLGIPLPGEIVLVSAALMSSQHTGVNPVILGACATAGAVIGDSIGYAIGRKGGRPLLAWLAKKFPRHFSAGHVATAERSFEKWGMWAVFFGRFVALLRIFAGPLAGVLHMPYWKFLIANVLGGICWAGGTTAVIYYVGIVAEDWLKRFSYVGLGVAVLIGLGSMLILKRKAKKAQSQTEQRQAEAEPVNAGE
- a CDS encoding YbaK/EbsC family protein, translating into MRAPIGDFTTATPAPDCLDELTAPVADAVRAWQGTVPADQILYVDTDPRWADTATFVEHYGRDLLERSANCVVVAGKRAGETRLAACVVPSTARADVNGVVRRQLGARKASFAPMETATGETGMEYGGITPLGLPADWPVLVDSAVVDLPYVVIGSGRRRGKLLIPGKALAELPGATVLEGLGVV
- a CDS encoding CoA-binding protein; its protein translation is MYGDDATIRRILTELGDTWAVVGLSANERRAAYGVSRELQRFGKRIVPVHPKAETVHGERGYASLSDIPFDVDVVDVFVNSALAGPVADEAVAKGARAVWFQLGVVDPAAYERTRAAGLEMVMDRCPAIEIPRLG
- a CDS encoding acyltransferase, producing MPQRKNTFSSWRQRLAQRAVHAGWAWVRRTGSVTAEHPGRFRFGAIGEHTRLAFPLGTIFGEPWIRLGSYCIIGEQVTLTAGLMPDLDLGPDPILRIGDGVVLGRGSHVIADTTVTIGSDCYFGPYVYVTSTNHSYDDPHQPIGKQWPRMEPVEIGPGCWIGTGAVILPGARIGRNVVVAAGAVVRGTVPDHAVVAGAPAKVVRRWTPDTGWQPPLRTPAPVPIPDDITPGQLRALADLDEEAVARLAALDPDG
- a CDS encoding EamA family transporter codes for the protein MTALFALLTSLLWGLADFGGGLLTRRTPALTVVVVSQGIAAVVLGAIVLATGGWSEAGPRLWFAFAAGLVGPVALLCFYQALALGPMGVVSPLATLSVAVPVGVGLVLGERPGLFQAVGSAVAVTGVVLAGGPQLRGTAVQRRTILMTLVAAIGFGTVFALIAEASTTVTGLFLALFVQRVTDVVVGGAALVVSVRRGGAAVPEGGFRWGSLPALAFVGLADVAANGTYAMATRSGPVTVAAVLASLYPVVTALAALGFLKERLRGIQTAGAGLALLGTLLLATG
- a CDS encoding XRE family transcriptional regulator, whose amino-acid sequence is MGSKRVFPDPATAGNAVEFVALLRARKERANVTYRQLEMNAAASGDVLPRSTLADVLQRATLPHEEHLRVFLRACGCTDREVAVWTAARRRLAAAGEGSTAASPPAGPPDPHPGASRPRRLRYRAMLLALVAAGGVLLAVTAAWTVRGTPNSGDSRLQAPSASAQGGPVAAGEYRIHPVHSYPDRCLDGTGEGSDSLAMVVEWTCTGSRDQVFAVERVSADLYRARPANTIRGAGPWCAAFASSVTGSLWLPRPCRDDDPRQYVKLEPVRLASHAGRPAYSMRTARGDACVTVGREIDRNDVAEVAQHPCMDSPRQQFVLVPVPGTRTGSGGELKALPSVPLRAS
- a CDS encoding helix-turn-helix domain-containing protein; translation: MSDLELLTQTLARNVKHWRAVRGFTLDVLAARAGVSRGMLIQIEQARTNPSIGTVVKIGDALGVSITALLDYERGPKVRIVPAERAVRLWHTKAGSYNRLLAGTEAPGPLEMWDWRLMPGDISPSEPHRGGTVELVHVTAGELTLAVDGTEYRVPTGASASFEADVPHWYGNQGELPVEMVMAVSVPPVP
- a CDS encoding gamma carbonic anhydrase family protein; this translates as MTRKALIMGIGGKEPQVDPEAFVAPTASVVGDVTLHEGASVWYGAVVRGDIEKITVGARANVQDNVTLHADPGFPVRIGERVSIGHNAVVHGATVEEDCLIGMGATVLNGAVIGAGSLVAAQALVPQGMVVPPGSLVAGVPAKVRRTLTEEEREGVVLNGTLYADLAKAHREVHE
- a CDS encoding lysylphosphatidylglycerol synthase transmembrane domain-containing protein, whose amino-acid sequence is MSTSTSSASTSTASTSRSLPRPGAETAGVDPERAAPARSVASRGPARSLRLVLCLVPVLFAVGWAAANRPVVCEGFRRLVAADPGWLAAGAGFTCLTWVAASCVRQGALPDPVPPRLLLASQFAAGAANHVLPGGLGAHAVTLRFLRGQGVPLERATASIGLYSLVKSVAKTLVLVVFLAASPARRRLGELIPDGRLLVALAAGVGGAVTVAGVLLAVVRPLRRPVTGLLRTAVSDARAVHARPCRVLALWGGAVAMPLVQAGALACVAASLGLGLPWEQVVLAHLAAGTAVGAVPAPGGLAVDAALVWTLVAFGSSPAPATATVIGYRVLTDWAPLLPGALVLSGLIRRNVV